A genome region from Pan troglodytes isolate AG18354 chromosome 3, NHGRI_mPanTro3-v2.0_pri, whole genome shotgun sequence includes the following:
- the CLCN3 gene encoding H(+)/Cl(-) exchange transporter 3 isoform X8, producing MTDLKEGICLSALWYNHEQCCWGSNETTFEERDKCPQWKTWAELIIGQAEGPGSYIMNYIMYIFWALSFAFLAVSLVKVFAPYACGSGIPEIKTILSGFIIRGYLGKWTLMIKTITLVLAVASGLSLGKEGPLVHVACCCGNIFSYLFPKYSTNEAKKREVLSAASAAGVSVAFGAPIGGVLFSLEEVSYYFPLKTLWRSFFAALVAAFVLRSINPFGNSRLVLFYVEYHTPWYLFELFPFILLGVFGGLWGAFFIRANIAWCRRRKSTKFGKYPVLEVIIVAAITAVIAFPNPYTRLNTSELIKELFTDCGPLESSSLCDYRNDMNASKIVDDIPDRPAGIGVYSAIWQLCLALIFKIIMTVFTFGIKVPSGLFIPSMAIGAIAGRIVGIAVEQLAYYHHDWFIFKEWCEVGADCITPGLYAMVGAAACLGGVTRMTVSLVVIVFELTGGLEYIVPLMAAVMTSKWVGDAFGREGIYEAHIRLNGYPFLDAKEEFTHTTLAADVMRPRRNDPPLAVLTQDNMTVDDIENMINETSYNGFPVIMSKESQRLVGFALRRDLTIAIESARKKQEGIVGSSRVCFAQHTPSLPAESPRPLKLRSILDMSPFTVTDHTPMEIVVDIFRKLGLRQCLVTHNGRLLGIITKKDILRHMAQTANQDPASIMFN from the exons ATGACTGACCTAAAGGAGGGCATTTGCCTTAGTGCGTTGTGGTACAACCACGAACAGTGCTGTTGGGGATCTAATGAAACAACATTTGAAGAGAGGGATAAATGTCCACAGTGGAAAACATGGGCAGAATTAATCATAGGTCAAGCAGAG ggTCCTGGTTCTTATATCATGAACTACATAATGTACATCTTCTGGGCCTTGAGTTTTGCCTTTCTTGCAGTTTCCCTGGTAAAGGTATTTGCTCCATATGCCTGTGGCTCTGGAATTCCAGAG attaaaactattttaagtgGATTCATCATCAGAGGTTACTTGGGAAAATGGACTTTAATGATTAAAACCATCACATTAGTCCTGGCTGTGGCATCAGGTTTGAGTTTAGGAAAAGAAGGTCCCCTGGTACATGTTGCCTGTTGCTGCGGAAATATCTTTTCCTACCTCTTTCCAAAGTATAGCACAAACGAAGCTAAAAAAAGGGAG GTGCTATCAGCTGCCTCAGCTGCAGGGGTTTCTGTAGCTTTTGGTGCACCAATTGGAGGAGTTCTTTTTAGCCTGGAGGAG gttaGCTATTATTTTCCTCTCAAAACTTTATGGAGATCATTTTTTGCTGCTTTAGTGGCTGCATTTGTTTTGAGGTCCATCAATCCATTTGGTAACAGCCGTCTGGTCCTTTTTTATGTGGAGTATCATACACCATGGTACCTTTTTGAACTGTTTCCTTTTATTCTCCTAGGggtatttggagggctttggggagCCTTTTTCATTAGGGCAAATATTGCCTGGTGTCGTCGACGCAAGTCCACGAAATTTGGAAAGTATCCCGTTCTGGAAGTCATTATTGTTGCAGCCATTACTGCTGTGATAGCCTTCCCTAATCCATACACTAGGCTAAACACCAGTGAACTGATCAAAGAGCTTTTTACAGACTGTGGTCCCCTGGAATCCTCTTCTCTTTGTGACTACAGAAATGACATGAATGCCAGTAAAATTGTCGATGACATTCCTGATCGTCCAGCAGGCATTGGAGTATATTCAGCTATATGGCAGTTATGCCTGGCACTCATATTTAAAATCATAATGACAGTATTCACTTTTGGCATCAAG GTTCCATCAGGCTTGTTCATCCCCAGCATGGCCATTGGAGCGATCGCAGGAAGGATTGTGGGGATTGCGGTGGAGCAGCTTGCCTACTATCACCACGACTGGTTTATCTTTAAGGAGTGGTGTGAGGTCGGGGCTGATTGCATTACACCTGGCCTTTATGCCATGGTTGGTGCTGCTGCATGCTTAG GTGGTGTGACAAGAATGACTGTCTCCCTGGTGGTTATTGTTTTTGAGCTTACTGGAGGCTTGGAATATATTGTTCCCCTTATGGCTGCAGTCATGACCAGTAAATGGGTTGGAGATGCCTTTGGCAGGGAAGGCATTTATGAAGCACACATCCGATTAAATGGATACCCTTTCTTGGATGCAAAAGAAGAATTCACTCATACCACCCTGGCTGCTGACGTTATGAGACCTCGAAGGAATGATCCTCCCTTAGCTGTCCTGACACAGGACAATATGACAGTGGATGATATAGAAAACATGATTAATGAAACCAGCTACAATGGATTTCCTGTCATAATGTCAAAAGAATCTCAGAGATTAGTGGGATTTGCCCTCAGAAGAGACCTGACAATTGCAATAG aAAGTGCCAGGAAAAAACAAGAAGGTATCGTTGGCAGTTCTCGGGTGTGTTTTGCACAGCACACCCCATCTCTTCCAGCAGAAAGTCCTCGGCCATTGAAGCTTCGAAGCATTCTTGACATGAGCCCTTTTACAGTGACAGACCACACCCCAATGGAGATTGTGGTGGATATTTTCCGAAAGCTGGGACTGAGGCAGTGCCTTGTAACTCACAATGG